A portion of the Pseudarthrobacter sp. L1SW genome contains these proteins:
- a CDS encoding molybdopterin-dependent oxidoreductase, whose product MKKLRNSPKGPTAMAALAGAVAAAVVLAVAELLGAFFTARATPLIALGSTFIDFTPSWLKDFAIATFGTNDKAALFAGMGLTIAVLACLLGVVAYRRWALGVLGVLAMGAVIVASVVTRAGVGPADALPSVAGTFAGLAALRLLMKRLPRQSVWPEAPASAAADPAGRPGTSRRRFFAAAGITAAAAGVAATGGRLLGAARSNILQARDALQLPVPAKAAPAVPAGVQSPVPGVTPWLTPNGEFYRIDTALSIPEIDVDSWELRVHGLVEEEVRLTFQDLLDADLIESHVTLTCVSNPVGGNLAGNAKWLGLPLREVLRRAKPKEGADMVLSTSIDGFSASTPLEVLQDDRDAMLAIGMNGEPLPLEHGYPVRMVVPGLYGFVSATKWVVDLEVTRFADNKAYWTERGWSERGPIKTMARVDVPRSFAKVPAGKVAVGGTAWAQTRGISKVEVQVDDGDWVAADLSTEASLVTWRQWSYQWDAAPGQHYIKVRATDGTGVVQTDQRADPVPDGASGWQSVMVTVQ is encoded by the coding sequence ATGAAGAAGCTGAGGAATTCACCCAAGGGACCCACTGCCATGGCCGCGCTGGCAGGCGCGGTGGCGGCCGCCGTCGTCCTTGCCGTGGCTGAACTGCTCGGGGCCTTCTTCACCGCCCGCGCCACACCGCTGATCGCCCTGGGATCCACCTTCATCGACTTCACACCGTCCTGGCTGAAGGACTTCGCCATCGCCACTTTCGGCACCAATGACAAAGCAGCACTCTTTGCGGGCATGGGCCTGACCATTGCCGTGCTGGCGTGCTTACTGGGCGTGGTGGCCTACCGGCGCTGGGCATTGGGCGTGCTTGGGGTGCTGGCTATGGGCGCGGTCATCGTAGCGAGCGTGGTGACCCGTGCAGGCGTGGGGCCGGCTGATGCCCTTCCCTCGGTGGCGGGCACCTTTGCCGGCCTGGCCGCCCTGCGGCTGCTGATGAAGCGCCTGCCGCGGCAGTCAGTGTGGCCGGAAGCCCCTGCGAGCGCCGCAGCCGACCCTGCCGGACGCCCGGGCACCAGCCGCCGCCGCTTCTTCGCGGCAGCGGGGATCACCGCGGCCGCTGCCGGGGTGGCGGCCACGGGAGGCAGGCTGTTGGGCGCGGCCCGCAGCAACATCCTCCAGGCGCGGGATGCCCTGCAGCTGCCCGTCCCGGCCAAGGCGGCACCGGCCGTTCCCGCCGGCGTCCAGTCCCCGGTGCCGGGAGTCACTCCCTGGCTTACGCCCAACGGTGAGTTCTACCGCATCGATACCGCGCTCAGCATCCCGGAAATCGACGTGGACAGCTGGGAACTCCGGGTCCACGGCCTGGTGGAGGAGGAGGTCCGCCTCACCTTCCAGGACCTGCTCGACGCCGACCTGATCGAGTCCCATGTCACCCTCACCTGCGTGTCCAATCCCGTGGGCGGAAACCTGGCCGGCAACGCCAAGTGGCTGGGCTTGCCGCTGCGTGAGGTGCTGAGGCGGGCAAAGCCGAAGGAGGGCGCGGACATGGTGCTGTCCACGTCCATCGACGGCTTCAGCGCCTCCACGCCGCTGGAGGTGCTGCAGGATGACCGGGACGCGATGCTTGCCATCGGCATGAATGGCGAGCCCCTGCCGCTGGAGCACGGTTACCCGGTGCGGATGGTGGTTCCGGGCCTGTACGGTTTTGTCTCCGCCACCAAATGGGTGGTGGACCTGGAGGTGACCCGCTTCGCCGACAATAAGGCCTACTGGACGGAGCGCGGCTGGTCCGAACGCGGCCCCATCAAGACCATGGCGCGCGTGGACGTCCCCAGGTCCTTCGCCAAGGTCCCGGCGGGAAAGGTGGCCGTGGGCGGCACGGCCTGGGCACAGACGCGGGGCATCAGCAAAGTAGAGGTCCAGGTGGACGACGGCGACTGGGTGGCGGCGGATCTTTCCACGGAAGCGTCCCTGGTCACCTGGCGCCAGTGGTCCTACCAGTGGGATGCGGCTCCCGGCCAGCACTACATCAAAGTCCGGGCAACGGACGGAACGGGTGTTGTGCAGACAGACCAGCGCGCGGACCCGGTTCCGGACGGCGCCTCCGGCTGGCAGTCCGTGATGGTCACGGTCCAGTAG
- a CDS encoding asparaginase has translation MPHNPHATFTVDSAVELAVIERSGFVESRHIGSAVLLAADGSVVTELGDINTPIFARSTLKPFQALAAMQSGVPLRGAQVAVACGSHTGSLDHMDVVEGMLKAAGVREDQLQCPEAWPQDETARNWLVRSERGKSRLAYNCSGKHAAFLWACTENGWDTHSYLEPNHPLQQRVRTVIEEYTGEKIAHLGIDGCGAPVAAVSLKGLARGYSQLAKAPGDQSFSARAATIATSMLDYPWAVQGRGEANTLVMDELEIIAKIGAEGVLAMATPQGVSVTVKILDGNVRATSLVALTLLAAAGAVEIPGVASVLEKVVDPVLGGGRPVGKIRLGPAVSALLD, from the coding sequence ATGCCGCACAACCCGCATGCCACCTTTACCGTGGACTCCGCAGTGGAACTGGCCGTGATCGAACGGAGCGGTTTTGTGGAGTCGCGGCACATCGGTTCTGCCGTCCTCCTGGCCGCGGACGGTTCTGTGGTCACTGAGCTGGGCGACATCAATACCCCCATTTTCGCCAGGTCCACCTTGAAGCCGTTCCAGGCCCTGGCAGCCATGCAGTCCGGCGTCCCGTTGCGGGGCGCGCAGGTGGCGGTGGCCTGCGGCAGCCATACCGGCTCCCTGGACCACATGGATGTGGTGGAAGGAATGCTCAAGGCAGCCGGAGTCCGCGAGGACCAGCTCCAATGCCCGGAGGCCTGGCCCCAGGATGAAACGGCCCGCAACTGGCTGGTGCGGTCGGAACGGGGAAAGTCCAGGCTCGCCTACAACTGTTCCGGCAAGCATGCTGCCTTCCTCTGGGCCTGCACCGAAAACGGCTGGGATACGCACAGCTACCTTGAGCCCAACCACCCGCTGCAGCAGCGCGTCCGCACCGTCATCGAGGAATACACGGGTGAGAAGATCGCGCACCTGGGGATCGATGGCTGCGGGGCGCCGGTCGCCGCGGTGTCCCTCAAGGGGCTGGCCAGGGGGTACTCGCAGCTTGCCAAAGCCCCGGGCGACCAGAGCTTCAGTGCCCGGGCTGCCACCATCGCCACGTCCATGCTGGACTATCCCTGGGCGGTGCAGGGCCGCGGCGAGGCCAACACGCTGGTCATGGACGAGCTGGAGATTATCGCCAAGATCGGCGCGGAAGGCGTCCTGGCCATGGCCACGCCGCAGGGCGTGTCCGTAACCGTGAAGATCCTCGACGGGAACGTCCGCGCCACCTCACTGGTGGCGCTGACCCTCCTGGCCGCGGCCGGCGCGGTGGAGATCCCCGGCGTTGCCAGCGTCCTGGAAAAAGTGGTGGACCCGGTGCTGGGCGGCGGAAGGCCTGTTGGAAAAATTCGGCTGGGGCCCGCAGTTTCGGCGCTGCTGGACTAG
- a CDS encoding sterol carrier family protein encodes MAVARRRIDPKEGAAAVEAWRKAAGPSPDVPVPRSILATAVRYTLEEVTARAPGNSVEVRVPPFGVTQCVEGPRHTRGTPPNVIECDAATWLAMVTGQLGWADAVAEHKVAASGLRADLSALLPL; translated from the coding sequence ATGGCTGTAGCCCGTCGCAGGATCGACCCAAAGGAGGGCGCCGCAGCTGTGGAGGCGTGGCGAAAAGCCGCCGGACCGTCGCCGGACGTTCCTGTCCCGCGAAGCATCCTGGCCACTGCGGTGCGCTACACGCTTGAGGAGGTCACCGCGCGGGCACCGGGCAATTCCGTGGAGGTGCGGGTGCCGCCGTTCGGCGTCACCCAGTGCGTGGAAGGTCCGCGGCACACGCGCGGCACGCCGCCCAACGTCATTGAGTGCGACGCCGCCACCTGGCTCGCGATGGTTACAGGCCAGTTGGGCTGGGCGGACGCGGTGGCCGAGCACAAGGTTGCTGCCTCGGGCCTCCGGGCAGACCTCTCGGCATTGCTCCCGCTGTAG
- a CDS encoding SDR family oxidoreductase: MSNTGKAARVAVVTGAGSGIGRAVARLLLADGYAVALAGRREAHLLETAAGHQQALPVTCDVTRPDDVERLFDAVRQRWGRVDVLFNNAGVFGPAAGVDEISLEDWNATLAVNLTGSMLCAAAAVRAMKAQDPQGGRIINNGSISAHSPRPRTVAYAVTKHAMTGLTKSIELDGRGFGITCGQIDIGNTATEIMDTIGVGSGALQADGSRRVEPTFPVEDAARAVLMMANMPPTASVGSVVVTAAGMPFIGRG, from the coding sequence ATGAGCAATACAGGCAAAGCTGCGCGCGTTGCGGTGGTCACCGGCGCCGGTTCCGGAATCGGCCGGGCAGTGGCCCGCCTTCTCCTGGCCGATGGCTACGCCGTCGCCCTTGCCGGGCGCCGCGAGGCGCACCTGCTGGAGACGGCGGCCGGCCACCAGCAGGCGCTTCCGGTCACCTGCGACGTCACCCGGCCCGACGACGTCGAGCGCCTTTTCGACGCCGTGCGGCAGCGGTGGGGCCGGGTGGACGTCTTGTTCAACAACGCCGGGGTTTTCGGCCCGGCCGCCGGCGTGGACGAGATCTCGCTGGAGGACTGGAACGCCACCCTGGCAGTGAACCTCACTGGCTCCATGCTGTGCGCCGCGGCCGCCGTCAGGGCCATGAAGGCGCAGGATCCGCAGGGCGGGCGGATTATCAACAACGGCTCCATCTCCGCGCATTCGCCACGCCCCAGGACTGTGGCCTACGCCGTCACGAAGCACGCCATGACAGGGCTGACAAAAAGCATCGAGCTGGACGGGCGGGGCTTCGGGATCACGTGCGGGCAGATCGACATTGGGAACACGGCCACGGAGATCATGGACACCATCGGTGTGGGTTCCGGGGCGCTCCAGGCCGACGGCAGCCGCCGGGTTGAACCCACCTTCCCCGTTGAGGATGCCGCCCGGGCCGTCCTGATGATGGCCAACATGCCGCCGACAGCCAGCGTGGGGTCCGTGGTGGTGACCGCCGCTGGCATGCCATTCATCGGCCGCGGCTGA
- a CDS encoding uracil-DNA glycosylase, with amino-acid sequence MTASPVRAFVDRLAAVPSTPARNNFLDHSVPENAQRRRNLELYLQEMMDRSPTVLLLGEAPGFRGMGVTGVPFTNRAMFQGPANSFGLFGPGKGYALPADAAGVAAEPTATVMWEVLAELQFLPLLWSACPWHTHMPGNPQSNRTPRTAEARLGTPFWQSLAELFQIGTIVAVGNVAHRSLLGSGQEVPKVRHPSHGGKSGFKRGLAELLGAGLAAAVMPDAAPRIQ; translated from the coding sequence GTGACTGCTTCCCCCGTGCGCGCGTTCGTGGACCGGCTCGCGGCCGTGCCGTCGACGCCCGCCCGCAACAACTTCCTGGACCACAGCGTGCCGGAAAATGCGCAGCGGCGGCGCAACCTCGAGCTTTACCTCCAGGAAATGATGGACCGTTCGCCAACCGTGCTGCTGCTGGGCGAGGCCCCCGGCTTCAGGGGCATGGGCGTCACCGGGGTTCCCTTCACCAACCGCGCCATGTTCCAGGGGCCCGCCAACAGCTTTGGCTTGTTCGGACCCGGTAAGGGCTACGCGCTGCCGGCGGACGCGGCAGGCGTTGCGGCCGAGCCCACCGCAACCGTGATGTGGGAAGTCCTGGCCGAACTGCAGTTCCTTCCCCTCCTGTGGAGCGCGTGCCCGTGGCACACCCACATGCCGGGGAATCCGCAGTCCAACCGCACGCCGCGCACAGCCGAAGCCAGGCTCGGAACGCCGTTCTGGCAGTCGCTGGCAGAACTGTTCCAGATCGGCACCATCGTGGCCGTGGGCAACGTGGCGCACCGCAGCCTGCTGGGCAGCGGCCAGGAGGTGCCAAAGGTCCGGCACCCTTCCCACGGCGGGAAGTCCGGTTTCAAACGTGGGCTGGCGGAGCTGCTTGGCGCCGGCTTGGCCGCAGCCGTGATGCCGGATGCAGCCCCTAGGATTCAATGA
- a CDS encoding aldo/keto reductase — protein sequence MEQRILGKTGRNVSIVGLGTWQLGADWGNVDPAQAQAVLAASVDAGVNFFDTADVYGDGKSEQAIGKFLADNPGLDVTVATKMGRRVDQKPENYTLANFRQWVDRSRKNLGTDTLDLVQLHCPPTPVYSNAEVYDALDTLVSEGAIRNYGVSVERTDEALEAIRHGGTASVQIILNAFRLKPLDEVLPAAKAANVGIIARVPLASGLLSGKYTKETAFAENDHRNYNRNGDSFDVGETFSGVDYELGLKAVAEFEQLVPSGASTAQAAIAWIAAQDGVTTVIPGARNVEQAAANAAAASVSLGGEFDAGVRWIYDHYFREAIHPRW from the coding sequence ATGGAACAGCGGATTTTGGGCAAGACCGGTCGGAACGTCTCCATTGTGGGGCTCGGCACCTGGCAGCTTGGCGCGGACTGGGGAAACGTTGACCCGGCGCAGGCGCAGGCTGTCCTGGCGGCCTCCGTGGATGCAGGGGTGAACTTCTTCGACACCGCCGACGTCTACGGCGACGGGAAGAGCGAGCAGGCCATCGGAAAGTTCCTCGCGGACAACCCGGGCCTGGACGTTACGGTGGCCACCAAGATGGGCCGCCGGGTGGACCAGAAGCCGGAAAACTACACCCTGGCCAACTTCCGCCAGTGGGTGGACCGCTCCCGGAAGAACCTGGGCACGGACACCCTGGACCTGGTCCAGCTGCACTGCCCGCCCACTCCGGTCTACAGCAACGCCGAGGTCTATGACGCGCTGGACACCCTGGTGTCCGAGGGAGCCATCCGCAATTACGGCGTCAGTGTCGAGCGCACGGACGAGGCCCTGGAGGCGATCCGCCATGGGGGAACCGCTTCGGTCCAGATCATCCTGAACGCCTTCCGCCTCAAGCCCCTGGACGAGGTCCTTCCGGCAGCAAAGGCGGCAAACGTAGGGATCATCGCGCGCGTGCCGCTCGCTTCCGGCCTGTTGTCCGGCAAGTACACCAAGGAGACCGCGTTCGCGGAGAACGACCACCGGAACTACAACCGCAACGGTGACTCCTTCGACGTCGGCGAGACCTTCTCCGGTGTGGACTACGAACTGGGCCTGAAGGCCGTGGCCGAGTTTGAACAGCTGGTTCCCTCCGGGGCCAGCACCGCCCAGGCGGCCATTGCCTGGATCGCCGCGCAGGACGGCGTCACCACCGTCATCCCTGGGGCACGCAACGTGGAGCAGGCGGCAGCGAACGCCGCCGCGGCCTCCGTCAGCCTGGGCGGGGAATTCGACGCCGGGGTCCGCTGGATCTACGACCACTACTTCCGTGAGGCCATCCACCCGCGCTGGTAG
- a CDS encoding xanthine dehydrogenase small subunit, giving the protein MDGIEITVNGQARGCGGTSPHTRLLDWLRGEGLTGAKEGCAEGECGACAVMVARPDGPARSLWTSINSCLPSALAFDGQEIITAEGLGTVAGPCADEALHPVQREMADRGGSQCGYCTPGFICSMAAEYYRPDRSPADASLETGTGAVGEGHAADHGCGPNGFDLHALSGNLCRCTGYRPIRDAAYALGPAQDTDPLLGRQNRPAPPARHTRTDGDARFLRPGNLAEALQALEENPEAKLVAGATDLGVEVNLRHFRPPVVVAIDRLAELRTLTFDAGRVEIGAALTLSEVERGLNGRVPLLGQLFPQFASRLIRNAATFGGNLATGSPIGDSAPVLLALDAGVVLCSAGGEREVPLAEYFTGYRQNVRKPNELLRAVRIPLPLAETTAFYKIAKRRFDDISSVSVAIALQVADGVVSSARIGLGGVAATPIRASATEEALVGRPWTAETVAAAAAIMAGEGTPIDDMRASAAYRSAMLGQALLKFHAGNAPALEVAK; this is encoded by the coding sequence ATGGACGGAATCGAGATAACCGTCAACGGGCAGGCCCGGGGCTGCGGCGGAACCAGCCCGCACACCAGGCTTCTGGACTGGTTGCGGGGTGAAGGCCTGACGGGGGCCAAGGAAGGCTGCGCGGAGGGCGAATGCGGGGCGTGCGCCGTCATGGTGGCCCGGCCGGACGGCCCGGCCCGCAGCCTCTGGACTTCCATCAACTCCTGCCTCCCTTCCGCGCTGGCATTCGACGGCCAGGAAATTATCACTGCGGAGGGCCTGGGTACTGTAGCCGGGCCGTGCGCGGATGAGGCCCTTCATCCCGTCCAGCGGGAAATGGCAGACCGTGGCGGGTCCCAGTGCGGATACTGCACTCCGGGGTTCATCTGTTCCATGGCCGCGGAGTACTACCGCCCGGACCGCAGCCCCGCGGACGCCAGCCTGGAGACCGGGACGGGGGCCGTGGGCGAAGGGCACGCCGCCGACCATGGATGCGGCCCGAACGGGTTCGACCTGCATGCCCTCAGCGGCAACCTCTGCCGGTGCACCGGCTACCGTCCCATCAGGGATGCGGCCTACGCACTCGGGCCGGCGCAGGACACTGATCCGTTGCTGGGCAGGCAGAACCGGCCCGCCCCGCCGGCCAGGCACACCCGGACGGACGGCGACGCACGGTTCCTGCGCCCCGGGAACCTGGCTGAAGCCCTCCAGGCCCTCGAGGAAAACCCGGAGGCAAAGCTGGTGGCAGGGGCAACGGACCTCGGCGTCGAGGTGAACCTCCGCCACTTCCGGCCGCCCGTCGTCGTCGCCATCGACCGCCTGGCGGAACTGCGGACGTTAACGTTCGACGCCGGCCGGGTGGAGATCGGCGCGGCCCTTACCCTCTCTGAGGTGGAACGGGGCCTCAACGGCCGGGTGCCCCTCCTGGGCCAGCTGTTCCCACAGTTCGCGTCCCGCCTGATCCGGAACGCTGCCACCTTCGGCGGGAACCTCGCCACGGGATCACCCATCGGCGACTCCGCACCCGTACTCCTCGCCCTGGACGCCGGCGTCGTCCTGTGCTCCGCCGGCGGAGAACGTGAGGTCCCGTTGGCGGAGTACTTCACGGGCTACCGGCAGAACGTCAGGAAGCCCAACGAACTGCTGCGCGCAGTGCGGATCCCGCTGCCGCTGGCCGAAACCACAGCGTTCTACAAGATTGCCAAGCGCCGCTTCGACGACATCTCGAGCGTGTCCGTGGCCATTGCACTGCAGGTGGCGGACGGCGTCGTAAGTTCGGCCCGGATCGGGCTCGGCGGCGTGGCGGCAACCCCCATCCGGGCGTCAGCAACGGAAGAAGCCCTGGTGGGCCGGCCCTGGACCGCGGAGACCGTGGCCGCGGCGGCCGCCATCATGGCGGGCGAGGGGACGCCCATCGATGACATGCGGGCAAGCGCGGCCTACCGTTCAGCCATGCTGGGGCAGGCCCTGCTGAAGTTCCACGCCGGGAACGCTCCGGCGCTGGAGGTGGCGAAGTGA
- the xdhB gene encoding xanthine dehydrogenase molybdopterin binding subunit, whose product MKSLAERPVNPVVGIPVPHESAAGHVTGTALYTDDIVARSSNILHAWPVQAPHAHARILAMQTQPALEVPGVVRVLTASDVPGINDSGTKHDEPLFPSEVMFHGQAVCWVLGESVEAARLGAGAVAVEYEPLPSLLTLTEAIAAGSFQGNQPTVARGEPDQALAGAAHRFSGEFEFGGQEHFYLETQASFATIDEGGQVFVQASTQHPSETQEIVAHVLGLANHQVTVQCLRMGGGFGGKEMQPHGFAAVAALGASLTGRPVRLRLTRTQDITLTGKRHPFHARWEAGFDDDGRLQALKATLTSDGGWSLDLSEPVLARALCHIDNAYYVPNIEVHGRVAKTNKTSQTAFRGFGGPQGMLVMEDLLGRCAPLLGLDPAELRRRNFYEPGQSTPYGQPVRHAERLTAIWQSLLDRAGVARRRAEIEEFNAAHPHTKRAIGMTPVKFGISFNLTAFNQAGALVHVYKDGSVLINHGGTEMGQGLHTKMRQVAATALGVPLAFIRLAPTRTDKVPNTSATAASSGADLNGGAVKNACEQISSRLSEVAARRLNIHPDDVRFDDGKVTGIGFHDPGLSFAEVVHDAYFQRVPLWAAGYYRTEGLHWDSARMQGEPFKYFSYGAAVTEVEVDRFTGTYRQVRADIVHDVGDSLSPLIDVGQIEGGFVQGAGWLTLEDLRWDVSDGEGRGRLTTQSASTYKLPSFSEMPEQFNVHLFERATESGVVYGSKAVGEPPLMLAISVREALREAVAAFGPGSMSVELASPATPEAVFWAIERVTAPSPALPGDALQAPAATSVR is encoded by the coding sequence GTGAAATCCCTGGCAGAGCGTCCCGTCAACCCCGTGGTGGGCATCCCGGTGCCCCATGAGAGCGCCGCGGGGCATGTGACCGGAACAGCCCTCTACACGGATGACATTGTTGCCCGCTCCAGCAACATCCTGCACGCCTGGCCCGTCCAGGCGCCCCACGCGCACGCACGGATCCTGGCCATGCAGACCCAGCCCGCACTTGAAGTTCCCGGCGTAGTCAGGGTGCTGACGGCGTCGGACGTTCCCGGCATCAACGACTCCGGCACCAAACACGACGAGCCGCTCTTCCCCAGCGAGGTGATGTTCCACGGCCAGGCCGTGTGCTGGGTCCTGGGCGAATCGGTCGAAGCGGCACGGCTGGGCGCAGGGGCGGTTGCGGTGGAGTACGAGCCGCTGCCGTCACTCCTGACGCTCACCGAAGCCATCGCGGCCGGCAGCTTCCAGGGCAACCAGCCCACTGTTGCCCGCGGTGAGCCGGACCAGGCGCTGGCGGGCGCCGCCCACCGCTTCAGCGGGGAGTTCGAATTCGGCGGCCAGGAGCACTTCTACCTTGAGACGCAGGCGTCCTTCGCAACCATTGACGAAGGCGGGCAAGTGTTTGTGCAGGCCAGCACCCAACACCCGTCCGAGACGCAGGAGATCGTGGCGCATGTCCTGGGGCTGGCCAACCACCAGGTGACCGTCCAGTGCCTGCGGATGGGCGGGGGCTTTGGCGGGAAGGAAATGCAGCCGCACGGTTTCGCGGCCGTCGCCGCCCTGGGCGCCAGCCTGACCGGGCGCCCCGTCCGGCTCCGCCTGACCCGCACCCAGGACATCACCCTGACCGGAAAGCGCCACCCGTTCCATGCGCGCTGGGAGGCAGGATTTGACGACGACGGGCGCCTCCAGGCGCTGAAAGCCACCCTCACGAGCGACGGCGGCTGGAGCCTGGACCTCTCCGAACCCGTCCTGGCGAGGGCGCTGTGCCACATCGACAACGCGTATTACGTCCCCAACATCGAAGTGCACGGCAGGGTGGCCAAGACCAACAAAACGTCGCAGACGGCGTTCCGGGGTTTCGGCGGACCGCAGGGGATGCTGGTGATGGAGGACCTGCTGGGCCGCTGCGCCCCACTGCTGGGGCTGGACCCCGCCGAGCTCCGCCGTCGCAATTTCTACGAGCCCGGGCAGAGCACGCCGTACGGGCAGCCGGTGCGCCACGCCGAACGGCTCACCGCCATCTGGCAGTCGCTGCTGGACCGGGCCGGCGTGGCCCGGCGGCGGGCGGAGATCGAGGAATTCAACGCGGCGCATCCGCACACCAAGCGCGCCATCGGGATGACGCCGGTGAAGTTCGGCATCTCCTTCAACCTGACCGCGTTCAACCAGGCCGGCGCGCTTGTCCACGTGTACAAGGACGGGTCCGTGCTGATCAACCATGGCGGAACCGAGATGGGGCAGGGCCTGCATACCAAGATGCGCCAGGTGGCTGCCACCGCCCTGGGCGTGCCCCTCGCGTTCATCCGGCTGGCACCCACCCGGACGGACAAGGTCCCGAACACCTCAGCCACTGCGGCAAGCTCCGGGGCGGACCTCAACGGCGGTGCCGTCAAGAACGCCTGCGAGCAGATCAGTTCCCGGCTGTCCGAGGTGGCTGCCCGCAGGCTCAACATCCATCCGGACGATGTGCGGTTCGACGACGGCAAGGTCACCGGGATCGGCTTCCATGACCCCGGCCTCAGTTTCGCCGAGGTGGTGCACGATGCCTACTTCCAGCGCGTTCCGCTCTGGGCTGCCGGGTACTACCGGACCGAAGGGCTGCACTGGGACAGCGCCCGGATGCAGGGCGAACCATTCAAGTACTTCAGCTACGGCGCAGCCGTTACCGAAGTGGAGGTGGACCGGTTCACCGGCACCTACCGGCAGGTGCGCGCGGATATAGTGCACGACGTCGGCGACAGCCTTTCGCCGTTGATCGACGTTGGGCAGATTGAGGGCGGTTTTGTCCAGGGCGCCGGGTGGCTCACCCTCGAGGACCTGCGGTGGGACGTGTCCGACGGCGAGGGGCGGGGGCGGCTCACGACGCAGTCGGCCAGTACCTACAAGCTGCCCAGCTTCTCCGAAATGCCGGAGCAATTCAACGTCCACCTGTTTGAACGGGCCACGGAGAGCGGAGTGGTCTACGGCTCCAAGGCCGTGGGCGAGCCACCGCTCATGCTTGCCATCAGCGTCCGCGAGGCGCTGCGCGAGGCGGTTGCAGCGTTTGGTCCCGGCAGCATGTCAGTGGAACTGGCCAGCCCGGCCACCCCCGAAGCCGTGTTCTGGGCCATCGAACGGGTCACGGCGCCCTCCCCGGCCCTCCCTGGCGACGCCCTCCAGGCGCCCGCCGCGACGTCGGTGCGGTGA
- the xdhC gene encoding xanthine dehydrogenase accessory protein XdhC, whose translation MDWLEALQHLRSSGLPGVLATVSEVRGHAPREAGAKMVVGADSTWGSIGGGNLEATVVDQARDMMAQGISVPRNAEFPLNEHATTEHGRQCCGGKVRVLLEPFLSLPTVAIFGVGHVGYELGRILSRLPMALYLVDSREEQLEAGRLADVSAGVADVRVVHTPVPDSFLGGLPAGAHVFIMTHDHSEDFLLCHAALRRGDLGSVGLIGSRAKWLRFRQKLAAEGFAEAEIDRIQCPIGLPEVRGKAPAVIAVSAAAGLLGTLAPARQ comes from the coding sequence ATGGACTGGCTCGAAGCCCTGCAGCACCTGAGGTCCTCAGGTTTGCCCGGAGTACTGGCCACCGTGTCTGAGGTGCGCGGCCATGCACCGCGGGAGGCCGGCGCCAAGATGGTGGTGGGGGCCGACTCCACGTGGGGCAGCATCGGCGGGGGAAATCTCGAGGCCACCGTGGTGGACCAGGCCAGGGACATGATGGCGCAAGGTATCTCCGTGCCCCGCAACGCCGAGTTCCCGCTCAACGAGCACGCCACCACCGAGCATGGGCGGCAGTGCTGCGGAGGGAAGGTGCGGGTGTTGCTGGAGCCTTTCCTGTCCCTTCCCACTGTGGCCATCTTCGGCGTCGGGCATGTCGGGTACGAACTCGGCCGCATCCTGTCCCGCCTGCCCATGGCCCTGTACCTCGTGGACAGCCGGGAGGAGCAGCTGGAGGCCGGCCGGCTGGCCGATGTTTCAGCGGGTGTTGCGGACGTCCGGGTTGTGCACACGCCGGTTCCGGATTCGTTCCTTGGCGGCCTGCCTGCCGGCGCCCACGTCTTCATCATGACCCACGACCACTCCGAGGATTTCCTGCTCTGCCACGCGGCCCTGCGCCGTGGAGACCTCGGGAGCGTGGGGCTGATCGGCTCGCGCGCCAAGTGGCTGCGGTTCCGGCAAAAGCTGGCGGCGGAGGGGTTTGCCGAGGCTGAGATTGACCGGATCCAGTGCCCGATCGGCCTGCCTGAGGTCAGGGGAAAGGCCCCGGCGGTGATTGCCGTCAGTGCCGCCGCCGGCCTGCTGGGCACCCTCGCGCCTGCCCGGCAGTAA